One genomic window of Manduca sexta isolate Smith_Timp_Sample1 chromosome 4, JHU_Msex_v1.0, whole genome shotgun sequence includes the following:
- the LOC119190190 gene encoding uncharacterized protein LOC119190190, producing MSIGRLSEFDVQTGQWSSYIDRLDMYFKVNKITDDLKLPTMIATMGDEAYELLVNLASPNKPSDLVYQVVVDMMRNHLQPTPSSLAERFRFRQKRQGAEEDIAAYVAELKKLARNCKFAANLNENLRDQFVCGLKSDVIRQRLFGEDDSVTFVEAVKLATSLEAAERDAAVVESAASTNETGSNKTSAVHTLMQSRRGGGGGRLRGRRRSAGMRPTFTTAGAATTYERGSRANCAACGATNHVYADCRFRDYRCSLCKHIGHLRRVCSWDDGKLSRGVVTDRRERQKEGFHYNDADRETSDEEEENIVENLNLMGLDSYKAI from the exons TTCAAAGTGAACAAGATAACGGATGACTTGAAACTGCCGACGATGATTGCTACCATGGGGGACGAAGCATATGAGTTACTAGTCAACCTAGCTAGTCCAAACAAACCCTCGGATTTAGTTTACCAGGTAGTGGTTGATATGATGCGTAATCATCTGCAACCTACGCCGTCGTCGTTAGCGGAGCGGTTTCGTTTTCGTCAGAAAAGACAAGGAGCGGAGGAGGATATAGCAGCTTACGTCGCGGAATTGAAAAAATTAGCTCGGAATTGTAAGTTTGCAGCTAATTTGAATGAAAATCTACGGGACCAGTTTGTATGTGGACTTAAGAGTGACGTCATCAGGCAACGGTTATTCGGTGAAGATGACTCAGTGACTTTCGTGGAAGCCGTTAAGTTAGCTACCTCGTTGGAGGCGGCGGAGCGGGATGCGGCAGTGGTGGAGAGTGCTGCATCAACAAACGAGACGGGGTCCAACAAGACGAGTGCGGTACATACACTTATGCAATCGAGGCGAGGCGGCGGGGGCGGGCGGCTGCGCGGTCGCCGCCGGTCGGCCGGCATGCGCCCGACATTCACTACAGCCGGCGCGGCTACGACGTACGAACGTGGGAGCCGGGCGAACTGTGCGGCTTGTGGAGCTACGAACCATGTGTATGCAGACTGTCGCTTTCGGGATTACAGATGCAGTCTATGTAAGCATATTGGACACTTGCGACGAGTTTGCTCATGGGATGATGGCAAACTGTCGCGAGGAGTAGTCACGGATCGTCGTGAGAGACAGAAGGAAGGCTTTCATTACAATGACGCTGACCGGGAGACGAGCGACGAGGAGGAGGAAAACATTGTGGAAAATTTAAACCTTATGGGACTGGACAGTTATAAAGCA ATATGA